From the Candidatus Kapaibacterium sp. genome, the window CTCAAATCAGACAAGAATACAAGCTAACTATGATAATCGCTACTCACAGCCGCGAAGTAGCAAATTTTGCCGATAGAATTTGCACTATGGGCGATGGAATTATCGTGGACGAGCATCATAATTCTGCGATTTGAGCGATTTTCTGAATATTATGTTATCAATATATCTCACGATAAAAGTCACGATTAGTGCTACGACAGTACCAAATGCAGCACCTGCCAAAATGTCCATCGGATAGTGAACACCGACATATACTCGCGAAAGAGCCATAAGCGATGCAACTAAAAACAAAATGATTGCCTCGCGACGAAAGAATGAAACCAACACTACAGCCGCTGCAAAATTATTTGCGGCATGTGATGACGGCATGGATTTGCCACCACCGCATGGCATTAAGAGTCTGACATCATCTAAAACGTGACAGGGTCTGATTCTTCCAATCATTTCCTTTAGGTATGAGCTGTTAATTTGGTCAGAAGCGATAATGGTGAGAATGAGAGCAACTGCTGCAACTCGTCCGGCTCTGCCTGCTCTGAAAAAAAGTATGTAAAAGCCTAACAAATACAGTAGCAACCAGCTATCTACTTGGGTTATGAAAGGCATCATTTTATCGAAAATAGGATTTGCCCAACCATGATTGATTGCATAAAAAAGCCATTCGTCAATTTGTTGAAACATTTATTTTATATTAATATTTGTATAAATCTTTATATCTAAAA encodes:
- a CDS encoding phosphatase PAP2 family protein: MFQQIDEWLFYAINHGWANPIFDKMMPFITQVDSWLLLYLLGFYILFFRAGRAGRVAAVALILTIIASDQINSSYLKEMIGRIRPCHVLDDVRLLMPCGGGKSMPSSHAANNFAAAVVLVSFFRREAIILFLVASLMALSRVYVGVHYPMDILAGAAFGTVVALIVTFIVRYIDNIIFRKSLKSQNYDARPR